The following proteins come from a genomic window of Henningerozyma blattae CBS 6284 chromosome 4, complete genome:
- the CYC7 gene encoding cytochrome c isoform 2 (similar to Saccharomyces cerevisiae CYC7 (YEL039C) and CYC1 (YJR048W); ancestral locus Anc_1.482), whose amino-acid sequence MAKEGKESKGGSAKKGANLFKTRCQQCHTIEKGGPHKVGPNLHGVFERHSGTMAGYSYTDANIKADVAWDEENMKAYLENPKKYIPGTKMAFGGLKKQKDRDDIVAYMAKAARE is encoded by the coding sequence ATGGCTAAAGAAGGTAAAGAAAGCAAAGGTGGTTCCGCCAAAAAAGGTGCCAACCTATTCAAAACTAGATGTCAACAATGTCATACCATAGAAAAGGGCGGCCCTCACAAGGTCGGTCCAAACTTGCACGGTGTCTTTGAAAGACATTCCGGGACCATGGCAGGTTACTCTTATACCGACGCCAACATCAAGGCCGATGTCGCTTGGGACGAAGAAAATATGAAGGCCTACTTGGAAAACCCAAAGAAATACATACCGGGCACCAAGATGGCCTTTGGTGGGTTGAAGAAACAAAAGGATAGAGATGACATCGTAGCCTACATGGCCAAGGCTGCCAGGGAATAG
- the UTR4 gene encoding putative acireductone synthase UTR4 (similar to Saccharomyces cerevisiae UTR4 (YEL038W); ancestral locus Anc_1.481), producing MQQEVKAYLLDIEGTVCPISFVHKQLFPYFSSRLGHVIATHFGTGDEIDAVLQQFPAVESATVLQDYIADLVARDVKDATLKSLQGIVWAEGYSSGEIESPVYSDAIRLIKETRVPVYIYSSGSVAAQKQMFGHVKEAGDLCPQLRGYFDIPSAGPKMEASSYKKIVAELGVEAKSVLFLSDNPRELHAARAAGLATGLALRPGNGPVSAADQAEFTGYTDFSELK from the coding sequence ATGCAACAAGAAGTAAAGGCTTACCTATTGGATATCGAGGGCACCGTATGTCCGATAAGCTTTGTCCACAAGCAGTTGTTCCCCTATTTCTCCAGCCGCCTGGGGCACGTGATCGCAACGCATTTCGGCACTGGTGATGAAATAGACGCCGTGTTGCAACAGTTCCCGGCTGTGGAATCAGCCACCGTGTTGCAAGACTACATTGCAGATCTTGTGGCACGTGACGTCAAGGACGCCACGTTGAAATCTTTGCAAGGGATTGTATGGGCCGAAGGATATTCGTCGGGCGAGATTGAATCGCCTGTGTATTCGGATGCCATCCGTCTGATCAAAGAGACCCGTGTACCTGTGTACATCTATTCCAGCGGGAGTGTAGCCGCCCAGAAGCAGATGTTCGGGCATGTCAAAGAGGCAGGCGACCTGTGTCCACAGCTGCGCGGCTATTTCGACATTCCCTCTGCGGGTCCCAAGATGGAGGCTTCTTCGTACAAGAAGATAGTTGCGGAACTGGGAGTCGAGGCAAAGAGTGTGCTGTTTCTCAGCGACAATCCCCGTGAGTTGCATGCGGCACGTGCAGCAGGACTGGCCACGGGGTTAGCCTTAAGACCGGGGAATGGTCCGGTCTCGGCAGCCGACCAGGCCGAGTTCACCGGATACACAGACTTCTCGGAGTTAAAGTAG
- the TBLA0D03900 gene encoding iron-sulfur cluster assembly scaffold protein (similar to Saccharomyces cerevisiae ISU2 (YOR226C) and ISU1 (YPL135W); ancestral locus Anc_8.647), whose translation MLTSTVFKPSVLKGPGMMLARRAYHPRVIEHYTRPRNVGSLDRHSPSVGTGLVGAPACGDVMRLQIQVDDRTGVIENVKFKTFGCGSAIASSSYVTELVKGKRLDEAARIKNTEIAAHLSLPPVKLHCSMLAEDAIKAAIADYRAKRAATVLK comes from the coding sequence ATGTTAACCAGCACCGTTTTCAAACCCTCTGTTCTAAAAGGCCCCGGCATGATGCTGGCCCGTCGTGCCTACCACCCTCGTGTTATCGAACACTACACTCGTCCAAGGAATGTGGGCTCGCTGGACCGCCATAGCCCTTCTGTCGGTACCGGTCTTGTTGGGGCCCCGGCTTGCGGTGATGTCATGCGTCTGCAAATCCAGGTCGATGACCGCACGGGTGTCATCGAGAATGTCAAATTCAAAACGTTCGGCTGCGGCAGTGCCATTGCGTCCTCGTCCTATGTCACAGAGCTGGTCAAGGGCAAACGTCTCGACGAGGCGGCCAGGATCAAGAACACAGAGATAGCCGCCCACCTAAGTTTGCCTCCGGTCAAGCTGCATTGTTCTATGCTTGCGGAGGACGCTATCAAGGCTGCGATTGCCGACTACCGTGCCAAGCGTGCTGCCACTGTGCTGAAATAG
- the TBLA0D03920 gene encoding uncharacterized protein (similar to Saccharomyces cerevisiae YDR134C (Scer_YGOB_YDR134C) and CCW12 (YLR110C); ancestral locus Anc_8.301): MCHARSSQPRASFPFGQPPLPDTAPHNSPHRATHAARSGRRARSRYGNPLYPQQAPFVYPPPETRIQLEQAQVVATVIPMTRENSTASHSSSYLSTTMLACLSDWPPPLTSVLTLFCLLAIIALLFVCLFVCLFVSCLLLLLLLCFLFFLLWPCGFGTSHLANAPAPLTQTYKYLDTSAKFSNSNFILLPLSLSSILDPQENTLSNTRFIRFNSNKLHFLKMQFSTVASVAAVAAVASAASNVTTMTATQESTTLVTITSCEDHRCVETTSDAIVSIATVTVDNVITSYTTWCPIETTAAPTANNTVAPAPSTSSKNNGSTTTTICETCTKSVYEGAANKALPAAGALVAGIAAMLM; this comes from the coding sequence ATGTGTCACGCCCGATCCAGCCAGCCACGCGCATCCTTCCCTTTCGGGCAACCCCCACTGCCCGATACAGCACCACATAACTCGCCGCATCGGGCAACACACGCCGCCCGATCCGGAAGACGCGCCCGCTCCAGATACGGAAATCCACTGTACCCTCAACAGGCGCCGTTTGTTTACCCACCACCTGAAACACGCATCCAACTAGAACAAGCACAAGTAGTCGCTACTGTAATACCGATGACAAGAGAGAATTCCACCGCGTCCCATTCTAGTTCCTATCTGTCAACAACTATGCTGGCCTGTCTCTCTGACTGGCCACCGCCGCTCACCAGTGTTTTGACACTCTTTTGTTTGCTTGCTATTATTGCtcttttgtttgtttgtttgtttgtttgtttgtttgtttctTGCTTGCTCTTGCTCTTGCTCTtatgttttctttttttcttgctCTGGCCCTGTGGTTTTGGCACTTCCCACCTCGCAAACGCTCCTGCTCCTCTCACTCAAACGTATAAATACCTTGACACTTCTGCTAAATTCTCAAATTCCAACTTCATTCTTCTTCCTTTGTCTCTCTCTTCCATCCTAGACCCTCAAGAAAATACTCTTTCTAACACTCGCTTTATCCGCTTCAACTCAAACAAACTAcactttttaaaaatgcaATTCTCTACTGTCGCTTCCGTCGCTGCTGTCGCCGCCGTCGCCTCTGCTGCCTCCAATGTCACCACCATGACTGCCACTCAAGAATCCACCACTTTGGTCACCATCACTTCTTGTGAAGACCACAGATGTGTCGAAACCACTTCCGATGCCATCGTCTCCATTGCCACCGTCACCGTCGACAACGTCATCACCTCTTACACTACCTGGTGTCCAATTGAAACCACTGCTGCTCCAACTGCCAACAACACTGTTGCCCCAGCTCCATCTACTTCTTCCAAGAACAACGGTTCCACCACCACTACCATCTGTGAAACTTGTACCAAGTCTGTCTACGAAGGTGCTGCTAACAAGGCTTTACCAGCTGCTGGTGCTTTGGTTGCCGGTATCGCTGCCATGTTGatgtaa